A portion of the Adhaeribacter radiodurans genome contains these proteins:
- the crcB gene encoding fluoride efflux transporter CrcB — protein MNYREFMLVFIGGGSGSLVRYSLSKLISNYYPFSFPLATLVINILASLVLGLFIGLTAKDLPNSNLKLLIAVGFCGGFSTFSTFSNETLQLFRSGQSNLALLNIVLSLLLCIGVTYLGFLLTK, from the coding sequence ATGAATTACAGAGAATTTATGTTAGTTTTTATTGGGGGTGGATCTGGCAGTTTGGTACGTTATAGCTTAAGTAAGTTAATTAGTAATTATTATCCTTTTTCATTTCCCTTAGCTACTTTGGTAATTAATATTTTAGCCAGTTTAGTTTTAGGTCTTTTTATAGGCTTAACTGCTAAAGATCTTCCAAACTCAAATTTAAAATTATTAATTGCTGTAGGCTTTTGCGGCGGATTTAGTACTTTTTCAACCTTTAGTAACGAAACATTGCAATTATTTCGCTCTGGTCAAAGTAATTTAGCCTTACTTAATATTGTGTTAAGCTTACTACTTTGTATTGGAGTTACCTATTTAGGTTTTCTTCTTACTAAATAG
- a CDS encoding inorganic diphosphatase: protein MTRKNNPWHSVRFGDNAPEVVTGIIEIPKGSKAKYELDKDSGLLKLDRVLFSSVHYPANYGFIPQTYCDDSDPLDILVICSIDVHPMCIIEAKVIGVMQMIDNNEEDDKIIAVAKNDMSVNHFNDISELPPHTLLEIRRFFEDYKKLENKEVVVEQFLGREQAYGIINKSIELYNTTFRNKPELTEK from the coding sequence ATGACTAGAAAAAATAACCCTTGGCATAGTGTAAGATTCGGCGATAATGCGCCGGAAGTAGTTACTGGAATAATTGAAATTCCGAAGGGCTCCAAAGCTAAATACGAATTAGATAAAGATAGTGGTTTGTTAAAGTTGGACCGAGTATTGTTTTCGTCAGTTCATTACCCGGCCAACTACGGTTTTATTCCGCAAACGTATTGCGACGATAGTGACCCATTGGATATTTTGGTGATTTGCTCCATAGACGTACACCCCATGTGTATTATCGAAGCCAAAGTAATTGGGGTCATGCAAATGATCGACAATAATGAAGAGGACGATAAAATTATTGCGGTAGCAAAAAATGACATGTCGGTTAACCACTTTAATGATATTTCGGAATTACCGCCTCACACCTTGCTCGAAATTCGTCGCTTTTTTGAAGATTATAAAAAGCTGGAAAACAAAGAAGTAGTAGTAGAGCAATTTTTAGGCAGGGAACAGGCTTATGGAATAATCAATAAAAGTATTGAGTTATATAATACTACTTTCCGGAACAAACCTGAGCTTACCGAGAAATAA
- a CDS encoding UbiA prenyltransferase family protein — MLTFFRNVGRGILFSNLFIAACAFSLVWQTYLLLQLPVQLWLAWLAFLATFLIYNLDGLLPYKFNQNIVISERKLWLVHHRSLLLESISLAGIISFYLFIRHGQTDHVWFIAHLVIISLLYSLRIIPQKNGTFMPLRNVPLVKVFLIAYVWSCVTVILPLQTVNLPIFTLETGVLLLRRFSFLFALTLLFDIRDFEKDRITSTLTFPGLFGVRLTKVFSLFLLLIFAVLTYFTEKGNVLLSLELSAVIAALVVWFSHEKRSDYYFLILADGMMLLQFFLVYLAVSSSIS; from the coding sequence ATGCTAACTTTTTTCCGGAACGTAGGACGCGGTATTTTGTTCAGTAATCTGTTCATAGCTGCCTGCGCTTTTAGTTTAGTATGGCAAACGTATTTATTATTACAACTTCCTGTACAGCTATGGTTAGCATGGTTAGCATTTTTAGCTACCTTTCTTATTTATAATTTGGATGGCTTGTTGCCTTATAAGTTTAACCAAAACATAGTCATTTCGGAGAGGAAGTTATGGCTGGTTCACCACCGTTCCCTTTTATTGGAAAGTATTAGCTTGGCAGGGATAATTTCATTTTACTTGTTTATCCGTCACGGCCAAACCGATCATGTTTGGTTTATAGCCCATTTAGTAATTATTTCTCTGTTGTACTCTTTGCGAATAATTCCGCAAAAAAATGGTACGTTTATGCCACTCCGGAATGTTCCTCTAGTAAAAGTATTTTTAATTGCGTATGTCTGGAGTTGCGTAACCGTTATATTACCCTTGCAAACAGTGAACCTGCCGATATTTACCTTAGAAACCGGTGTTCTATTGCTGCGACGGTTTAGTTTCTTGTTTGCTCTTACGCTTTTGTTCGATATCCGGGATTTTGAAAAAGACCGCATAACCAGCACACTTACCTTTCCGGGCTTATTTGGGGTGCGGTTAACCAAAGTTTTCTCCTTATTTCTGCTATTGATTTTTGCGGTACTTACTTATTTTACCGAAAAAGGAAATGTTTTATTAAGTTTAGAACTATCGGCGGTAATAGCAGCTTTAGTGGTTTGGTTTAGCCACGAAAAACGCAGCGATTATTATTTTCTAATCCTTGCCGATGGTATGATGCTACTTCAGTTTTTTCTGGTATACCTGGCAGTTAGCTCTAGCATTTCGTAA
- a CDS encoding NAD(P)H-hydrate dehydratase yields the protein MKILSAAQTRAADAFTAEQENIPSLALMERAASAFVGWFENKFYTNRVQPILIFCGPGNNGGDGLAIARLLYQHHYPVQVFILPAAHTYAPDFTANLQRLPDEIIKTYLHTKTDCPEISDKTIVVDALFGTGLNRPLTGFITELITQINSSSATVVAVDMPSGLFTDAHNKLTDCIVQADYTLSFELPKIAFLLPGNARYVGDWTIVPIGLNAEFISQIESPYFFISSDIPATILKPRPKYSHKGTFGHALLISGSYGKIGATVLSAKACLRSGVGLLTVHCPAAGYTILQTAVPEAMTLTDKEADFISELPDLSIYNAIGIGPGLGKHPATRQMVKHLLNTTQVPLVIDADALNIIAEDENLKNALPPNSILTPHPKEFERLTGKAENDYHRLDLLKEFCQKHSCYVVLKGAHSCIGTPAGAYYFNGTGNPGMATGGTGDVLTGIITALIAQQYSALDACILGVYLHGSAGDIAKMEMGEQALLASDLIQNLGKAFLKCSYLTK from the coding sequence ATGAAAATTCTTTCAGCGGCACAAACCCGGGCGGCAGATGCTTTTACGGCTGAACAGGAAAACATTCCTTCTCTTGCTTTAATGGAGCGGGCAGCATCCGCATTTGTTGGTTGGTTCGAAAATAAATTTTATACCAATAGAGTGCAACCGATTTTAATTTTCTGTGGCCCCGGCAATAACGGGGGCGATGGTTTAGCTATTGCCAGGCTATTGTATCAGCACCACTATCCAGTGCAGGTTTTTATTTTACCCGCTGCCCATACGTATGCTCCTGATTTTACGGCTAACCTGCAACGCTTACCCGATGAAATAATTAAAACATATTTGCATACCAAAACAGACTGTCCAGAAATTTCAGATAAGACAATTGTTGTAGATGCGCTTTTCGGAACGGGTCTCAATCGCCCACTTACTGGGTTTATAACCGAACTTATTACGCAAATAAATTCCAGTTCCGCTACCGTTGTAGCAGTTGATATGCCCTCAGGGCTATTCACTGATGCTCACAATAAATTAACAGATTGTATTGTGCAAGCGGACTATACTTTATCTTTTGAATTACCTAAAATAGCTTTTCTTTTACCGGGTAATGCGCGGTACGTAGGCGACTGGACAATAGTACCAATTGGCTTAAATGCCGAATTTATTTCTCAGATTGAATCTCCTTACTTTTTTATTTCTTCGGATATACCCGCAACTATTTTAAAGCCCCGTCCTAAGTATTCCCATAAAGGCACTTTTGGCCATGCTCTGCTTATTAGTGGGAGTTACGGTAAAATAGGCGCTACGGTGTTATCGGCTAAGGCTTGTTTGCGGAGCGGAGTAGGCCTATTAACGGTACATTGCCCAGCCGCTGGCTATACTATTTTACAAACGGCAGTACCGGAAGCCATGACTCTTACTGATAAAGAAGCTGATTTTATCTCCGAACTCCCGGACTTAAGCATTTACAATGCTATTGGTATTGGGCCTGGCTTAGGTAAACACCCTGCTACCCGCCAAATGGTAAAACATTTACTAAATACTACGCAGGTGCCGCTAGTTATAGACGCCGATGCTCTAAACATTATTGCCGAAGATGAAAATTTAAAAAATGCACTGCCACCCAACAGTATTCTAACACCCCATCCTAAAGAATTTGAGCGCTTAACCGGCAAAGCCGAAAACGATTATCACCGTTTGGACTTGTTAAAAGAATTTTGCCAAAAACACTCGTGTTATGTAGTTTTAAAAGGAGCACATTCCTGTATAGGTACTCCGGCAGGTGCATACTATTTTAATGGTACGGGTAATCCGGGTATGGCTACCGGCGGCACTGGTGATGTATTAACCGGCATAATTACAGCTTTAATAGCGCAGCAATACTCAGCTTTAGATGCTTGCATTTTAGGGGTGTACCTACACGGTTCGGCTGGCGATATTGCAAAAATGGAGATGGGAGAACAAGCTTTACTCGCATCCGATTTAATTCAAAACTTAGGTAAGGCTTTCCTAAAGTGCTCCTATCTGACTAAATAA
- a CDS encoding ThuA domain-containing protein: MINFTPILTRGLRLCSVLLVSLVLNSCLNGKQQQTTDLAKATPRVLVFSRTMGWKHTSIPYANKAIYQMGIENKWQVDTTRNADYFTDDSLKQYQTVIFNCTTGNVLNPEQQAAFERYIQAGGGYLGIHSAADTEYEWPWYDKLMGAHFSSHPLQPGERKAIVEVTDKTHQATAGLPDKWERTDEWYNYRSFYPGIKVLASLDENSYEGGTNGANHPIVWYHEFDGGRAFYTGCGHTPESYSDPLFLNHLLGGIKYAMGSGKPLDYSKSYAVVVPEENRFVKTILVNDLAVPMELAVAPDGRIFYTEFAGKLSMYDPQTKQVAQVHKFEVVQKGGTGLIGLTLDPNFATNKQLYVYYSPPKAEEPYLFNLSRFALKPDNTLDAASEKVLLQVPVQEKSGAHHGGSLAWDKEGNLYLSTGDGTTPFPSLGYAPIDERPEPEHFSEDAQRSASNTNDFKGKILRIHPEPDGSYTIPDGNLFPKGTPKTKPEIYVMGCRNPYRIALNPKSSVLYWGEIGPDAGVDSLRGPKGYDEFNQAKKPGNYGWPYFVGNNIAYPEWDFATKKAGPLYDAKAPINNSPNNTGLNQLPPAVPAMIWYPYDASKEFPELGIGGRSAMAGEFYTYDKNSISKNKFPEFYDGTLFVMDWMRNWVMALRFDNSENFVRAEPFMTLNGDFRRPIDLAFGKDGVMYMLEYGSVYGADNEDARLVKIEYNTNNRPPIANAFATDSAAIAQASARSYLTSDPRMGPQLTEVTGSAPLRVKFASRGTRDLDDNDKLTYQWLFDGKSAGASTPNPTYTYTQPGIYQAILKVTDNSGASATDTVTVKVGNALPEVNIATTSNKSFYWENKPFTYNVQVKDKEDKTIDPKKVKVYFDYNPQPSTTNKEPVAGHQVVTTIENNSLGKTLVANSDCKACHTVDKVSVGPAFVAVATRYKKQSGALDMLAKKIINGGGGNWGTEHVMSAHPQINEKDAQEMVNYIFSLTDAKKQKTNLPAKGTMTLKEHKADEPRGQYTLIATYTDKGGKAVGPLTGTEVVTLRNAKVRAIDADAYTGFGRFGNNLSTGNHKSFILLKNIDLTGIKGFTYDYSAPDKDGEIELRIGSYAGPVISRTAFNANGGNKGPKQVTGTLDKPIMGKHDLYFILVKREKPNDKLASLSAITFIQ; this comes from the coding sequence ATGATCAACTTTACACCTATCCTCACCCGTGGACTTCGTTTATGTAGTGTATTGCTGGTAAGTCTGGTCTTAAATTCCTGTCTAAACGGTAAGCAACAGCAAACGACGGATCTGGCAAAAGCAACCCCACGCGTACTGGTTTTTTCCCGCACGATGGGCTGGAAACATACTTCTATTCCGTACGCCAATAAGGCTATTTATCAAATGGGAATAGAAAATAAATGGCAGGTAGATACTACCCGCAACGCCGACTATTTCACCGATGACAGTTTAAAACAGTATCAGACAGTAATTTTCAACTGTACTACTGGTAACGTATTAAACCCGGAACAGCAGGCCGCTTTCGAACGCTACATTCAGGCGGGCGGTGGTTATCTAGGTATTCACTCTGCCGCCGATACCGAATACGAATGGCCCTGGTACGATAAGTTAATGGGCGCCCATTTTTCGAGCCATCCATTACAACCCGGCGAACGGAAAGCTATTGTAGAAGTTACCGATAAAACGCACCAGGCAACTGCCGGTCTGCCCGATAAATGGGAACGTACCGATGAGTGGTATAATTACCGTTCTTTTTACCCCGGTATTAAAGTCTTAGCTTCGTTAGATGAAAATTCCTACGAAGGCGGTACTAATGGCGCCAACCATCCGATTGTGTGGTACCACGAGTTTGATGGTGGACGCGCCTTTTATACCGGCTGCGGCCACACTCCCGAAAGCTACAGCGATCCTTTATTTTTAAATCATTTATTAGGCGGCATTAAGTACGCCATGGGCAGCGGCAAACCTTTGGATTACAGTAAATCGTACGCCGTGGTAGTGCCCGAAGAAAACCGTTTTGTAAAAACTATTCTGGTAAATGACTTGGCAGTGCCTATGGAATTAGCCGTTGCACCGGACGGACGGATATTTTATACGGAATTTGCGGGTAAATTATCCATGTACGATCCACAAACTAAGCAAGTAGCCCAGGTACATAAATTTGAAGTCGTGCAGAAAGGCGGTACCGGTTTAATCGGTTTAACTTTGGACCCTAACTTTGCCACGAACAAACAACTTTACGTTTACTACAGCCCGCCTAAAGCCGAAGAACCTTATTTATTTAATTTATCACGTTTTGCTTTAAAACCGGATAATACCCTGGATGCGGCTTCGGAGAAAGTATTGTTGCAGGTACCGGTACAGGAAAAAAGCGGCGCCCACCACGGTGGCTCTCTGGCCTGGGATAAAGAAGGCAACTTGTATTTATCTACCGGCGATGGCACTACGCCTTTCCCATCTTTAGGGTATGCGCCTATTGATGAACGCCCGGAACCGGAACATTTTAGCGAAGATGCCCAGCGATCTGCTTCCAACACCAACGATTTTAAAGGTAAAATTTTGCGCATCCACCCAGAGCCGGATGGTTCTTATACTATTCCGGACGGCAACTTATTCCCGAAAGGCACGCCTAAAACCAAGCCTGAAATTTACGTAATGGGTTGCCGCAACCCGTATCGCATCGCCTTAAATCCAAAATCGTCGGTGCTATATTGGGGCGAAATTGGTCCAGATGCAGGCGTAGATAGCTTGCGCGGCCCCAAAGGCTACGATGAATTTAACCAAGCTAAAAAACCGGGCAATTACGGCTGGCCGTATTTTGTGGGTAATAACATCGCTTACCCCGAATGGGATTTTGCTACCAAAAAAGCGGGACCGCTTTACGATGCCAAAGCCCCTATTAACAACTCTCCCAACAATACGGGTCTAAATCAATTACCTCCTGCCGTACCAGCTATGATCTGGTACCCGTACGATGCTTCCAAAGAATTTCCGGAATTAGGCATAGGAGGCCGCAGCGCCATGGCCGGCGAATTTTACACCTACGACAAAAATTCTATTTCTAAAAATAAGTTTCCGGAATTTTACGATGGCACCTTGTTCGTGATGGACTGGATGCGGAACTGGGTAATGGCTCTACGGTTTGATAATAGCGAAAACTTTGTGCGCGCCGAACCTTTTATGACTTTAAACGGCGATTTTCGCCGGCCAATTGATCTGGCTTTCGGGAAAGATGGCGTAATGTACATGCTGGAATACGGTTCGGTTTACGGGGCCGATAACGAAGATGCCCGTTTAGTCAAAATTGAGTACAACACCAACAACCGGCCACCTATCGCCAATGCTTTTGCCACCGACTCAGCCGCGATAGCACAAGCGAGTGCGCGTTCTTACTTAACCTCCGACCCGCGCATGGGACCGCAATTAACTGAGGTAACTGGCTCAGCTCCACTGCGCGTGAAATTTGCCAGCCGTGGTACCCGCGACTTGGACGATAACGATAAATTAACGTACCAGTGGTTATTCGATGGCAAATCCGCAGGAGCTTCTACCCCAAATCCTACGTATACCTACACCCAACCCGGTATTTACCAAGCTATTTTAAAAGTTACCGATAATTCCGGAGCATCCGCTACCGATACAGTAACCGTAAAAGTAGGTAATGCCTTGCCCGAAGTAAACATTGCTACTACCAGCAACAAATCTTTTTACTGGGAGAATAAGCCTTTTACTTACAACGTTCAGGTAAAAGACAAAGAAGACAAAACCATTGATCCCAAAAAAGTAAAAGTGTATTTCGATTATAATCCGCAGCCAAGCACTACAAACAAAGAACCAGTAGCGGGACATCAGGTAGTTACTACCATCGAAAATAACTCTTTAGGTAAAACCCTTGTAGCTAACAGCGACTGCAAAGCTTGCCATACCGTGGATAAAGTTTCGGTAGGGCCGGCTTTTGTGGCTGTGGCCACCCGCTACAAAAAACAAAGCGGCGCCTTAGATATGTTAGCAAAAAAAATAATTAATGGTGGCGGTGGTAACTGGGGTACCGAACACGTCATGAGCGCGCACCCACAAATTAACGAGAAAGATGCCCAGGAAATGGTGAATTATATTTTCTCGCTCACCGATGCTAAAAAGCAAAAAACTAATCTACCGGCAAAAGGCACCATGACCTTAAAAGAACACAAAGCAGACGAACCCCGCGGCCAATATACCTTAATAGCTACTTACACCGACAAAGGCGGTAAAGCCGTAGGGCCGCTTACTGGCACTGAAGTAGTAACCCTCCGTAACGCGAAAGTAAGAGCCATTGATGCCGATGCTTATACTGGTTTTGGGCGGTTTGGCAATAACCTGAGCACCGGTAATCATAAATCTTTTATTTTGCTAAAAAATATTGATTTAACAGGCATTAAAGGATTTACTTACGATTATTCCGCACCGGATAAAGATGGCGAGATAGAACTACGGATTGGCTCTTACGCCGGACCAGTAATCAGCCGAACGGCCTTTAATGCAAATGGTGGCAACAAAGGACCGAAGCAAGTAACCGGCACCCTTGATAAACCTATTATGGGCAAGCACGACCTTTATTTCATTCTTGTAAAGCGCGAAAAACCGAATGATAAGTTAGCTTCGTTATCAGCTATTACTTTCATTCAATAA
- a CDS encoding 3-keto-disaccharide hydrolase, whose translation MKFKSNLKVTLILLCFLFCQSEGIAQSNAPAAALTAIPLTDLSAFKPVTNNWKLAKDVFFDPIKGGNGKITAGTGILVNTLGKSNNGHLFTTMEHGDIELELDFMMAKGSNAGVYLQGRYEVQMFDSWGETDPKYSDAGAIYQRWDEKRGPGREGYEGHPPLVNVSKAPGLWQHYKIIFRAPRFNAQGQKIENARFIEVYQNGVLVQKNIEVTGPTRAAAFEDEKPLGPLMIQGDHGAVAIRNIKYQAYGTEEVKLLDLKLTSYDNIKALSDFNTNVPKSEMDIDVLAHLAPATRDQFAGKITSTIQVPTSGDYNFNLNLAWIPMDTNPNYINGAGELTIGDKKVLTVTGKTGVASGTVNLAAGTYPLTLFYFKSSSYWYARRNDIILTVSGPGVALTTLKAPLKVVEPVGAITVKVADEPVMQRGFLEHMGKKRTHVISVGEPGGANYAVDLSRGQFLQVWRGDFLETTPMWYGRGETQLEVPMGSVTQFPAKPSLTFLADQNAAWPDSNAAYNNLGYDVSKAGRPVFKYTLGNANVSETVEPEDNGRKLTHTFTVTPGQETQAIWCRVAEGSSITKLPNGLYAIGDKEYFVQLDKKEKPVIRKTAQNTEEMLLPVKAKDAAGVVKYAIVW comes from the coding sequence ATGAAATTTAAAAGTAATTTAAAAGTAACGCTTATCCTTTTGTGCTTTCTTTTTTGCCAGTCCGAAGGAATTGCTCAATCCAATGCGCCTGCTGCTGCTCTTACCGCTATTCCTTTAACCGATCTCAGCGCTTTTAAGCCAGTAACCAACAACTGGAAGTTAGCCAAAGACGTTTTTTTTGACCCGATAAAAGGCGGTAACGGTAAAATTACAGCTGGTACCGGCATTCTGGTAAATACACTGGGCAAAAGCAATAACGGTCATTTATTTACTACCATGGAGCACGGCGACATAGAGTTGGAATTAGACTTTATGATGGCAAAAGGTTCTAACGCCGGCGTGTATTTGCAAGGCCGCTACGAAGTGCAAATGTTTGATTCCTGGGGCGAAACCGATCCAAAGTATTCGGATGCCGGCGCTATTTACCAGCGTTGGGACGAAAAACGCGGACCAGGCCGGGAAGGCTACGAAGGCCACCCACCGTTGGTAAACGTAAGCAAAGCGCCGGGTTTGTGGCAGCATTACAAAATAATTTTCCGGGCACCACGCTTTAACGCGCAAGGTCAAAAAATTGAGAATGCCCGGTTTATAGAAGTATACCAAAATGGGGTATTAGTGCAAAAAAATATAGAAGTAACCGGCCCTACCCGCGCCGCTGCTTTCGAAGATGAAAAACCATTGGGCCCTTTAATGATTCAGGGCGATCACGGAGCGGTAGCTATCCGCAATATTAAGTATCAGGCCTACGGCACCGAAGAAGTAAAGCTGCTAGATTTAAAATTAACGTCTTACGACAACATTAAAGCTTTATCGGATTTTAACACCAATGTGCCTAAATCGGAGATGGACATTGACGTGCTGGCGCATTTGGCTCCCGCTACCCGCGACCAATTTGCCGGGAAAATTACGAGTACTATTCAAGTGCCTACTTCCGGCGATTATAATTTTAACTTAAATCTGGCCTGGATTCCGATGGATACAAATCCGAACTACATCAACGGAGCCGGCGAACTAACCATTGGCGATAAAAAAGTTTTAACCGTAACGGGCAAAACCGGAGTAGCTTCTGGTACGGTAAACCTGGCAGCCGGTACTTATCCTTTAACTTTATTTTATTTTAAAAGCTCGTCGTACTGGTACGCCCGCCGTAACGATATCATACTTACCGTAAGTGGACCGGGGGTAGCTTTAACTACTCTAAAAGCCCCCTTAAAAGTAGTGGAACCAGTAGGAGCAATAACCGTGAAGGTAGCCGATGAACCAGTAATGCAACGCGGTTTTCTGGAGCATATGGGTAAAAAAAGAACTCATGTGATATCGGTAGGAGAACCCGGTGGCGCCAATTACGCCGTTGATTTAAGCCGGGGCCAGTTCCTGCAAGTTTGGCGAGGCGATTTTTTAGAAACTACACCGATGTGGTACGGCCGGGGCGAAACCCAGTTAGAAGTACCTATGGGTAGCGTCACGCAATTCCCGGCTAAACCATCGCTCACGTTTTTAGCCGACCAGAATGCCGCCTGGCCCGATTCTAACGCTGCCTACAACAATTTAGGTTACGATGTAAGCAAAGCGGGTCGGCCGGTTTTTAAATATACGCTGGGTAATGCCAACGTAAGCGAAACCGTAGAACCTGAAGATAATGGCCGTAAGTTAACCCATACTTTTACCGTAACTCCGGGTCAGGAAACCCAGGCGATCTGGTGCCGGGTGGCCGAAGGCAGCAGCATTACCAAGCTACCGAATGGCTTATATGCCATTGGGGATAAAGAATACTTCGTACAATTAGATAAAAAAGAAAAACCCGTTATTCGGAAAACGGCCCAGAATACCGAAGAAATGCTCTTGCCTGTAAAAGCCAAAGACGCAGCAGGAGTAGTAAAATATGCTATTGTGTGGTAG